The Pristis pectinata isolate sPriPec2 chromosome 16, sPriPec2.1.pri, whole genome shotgun sequence region GAATCATAGTTTTTTCATTGTTGTCAGTACACTACTTATACGCTAATATACATTTCATAAGTGGCTGTGGTGCTGTAAAAATCCTGCTGAGGCTTCACTCTGGAAGATAACCAAGTCTTAACCATTCATCAGATGTTGCTGAAGTTGTTTGATCACCAAATGCATTACATTGCAGTGTAGCACTCTGTGCTGTTTACTTGCTTGCTGCATACAAAGTTGCTAGCCAtttgattttgtgtgtgtttgttgaTCTTCCATTGTATGATTGTATTTATCAGCATTAGAAACATGACTTCCAATTAGATGCAATGCTAGTTTCACTAGATGCAGTAACTCATTGTTGACTGTTATGATTTCTTGTTCATTGAGGAAGGGGCAGGTGCAACTAATAGAAATATAATTTGGTACGATGGAAGCCGCCTTTACAGTTGGGGTTGGATTATATTGTCTGTGGTGCTGGGTAGCTATGGATACTGCTAAATCTATAATGTTTAACGTACTTATTACCTATCACCCTTTGGTATCTAGTCTTCCACACTGTGACACCAATCCtctactgtggctgcagtgtattcCATCTAGAAAATGTCCTTCTGCACCTTGCagagcatctttaaaaaaaatacctccacaaacccatgatctctatcACCTCAAAGTCCAAGGGCTGCAGGCACATAATACCACCACCATCTTTTCCAAACTGCACACTAGCTGAACTTtgaaatatattactgttccCTTCtcatgctgggtctaaatcctgaaactccctgcccAACGGCACTAAAGTACCTTCACCAGGGAGGCTGCAGCAGTTCAGATAGCAGCTCGCCATCATTGTCTCAGGCTGTTAGGAATGGCCAATGAATGCTGGTCTAGCCAATAATGCCCACATTTGTAAATGAGTAAACTGATAAATAATAATATATCTTCTATTATATGCAGGTTATTATTCACATTTATGTCCCAGCTGTTGTAGATTTAACACCATTACATAAACATTGAAAAGTTGAGCTTTGTCACTTAATAATATGCAGTCATGATAAAGGAATTGAAGGTGATCTACCTATGAAATTGACAGGAATTGGAATCTCCATAAGGTATTTCGGGGGAATGAAATCATATTGAGGATGTTGTATTAAATTGGAGCGCACATGTTTAAGCTGAACTCTCTTTTGAAATGAAAATGTACTGTAGAAAAATAATTATTAGTCTAGTCAATCTCCCAAGTGACAGAACAGTAGAATTCCAACAGCCATCTTATTAATCTAAATTTCTGTTCTTGCTTCACTAAAATGGTACAATGAAATTTCAGACAAGTACCTTAAGAAATGGGCAaatctttttccctctcttcatCAGTGACACTGAAACCAATGTCTTGTTACCACTAATGTAACAatctctttttctttcaattctgcttAAAGTTCCTGGATAAATCAGAAGATGTGCTATTAAAGCATCAGGCCAATATCAATGAACTCAAACGGACTTTACAGGAGTCTACTAATATTAAGATAAGTCACGGTGACCGGGAAAAGAAATTAACAACTTCTCCATCAAAACCTAAAGAGAAGGAGCAGGAGGAATCGGAGAAGCTCAAAGAGGTGGGTTCTGTTTCTAAGCGCTTTATTGAAGCTGTAAGTGTGTTAGATTTACCAACTTGGTTTTGGCTCTTGCTGGTCCGTTTGTTTGTTACTGTGTTGGTGATGGCTATTTTTCTAGTTGCAGCAAAGGGATGAACAGTGTGGATGTTACTTAAAATAGAATTGCACCACAGTTAGTTCTCACACAGAAGGTTTTGACCACCACCTTGGTGCAGAATAAAATGATAGGAAGTTCTAACAGAAATATGAacggtgattagactattgaCTGAGATTCATTTACTCTACAATTTTTTGAATGACAGACTGCAATATTCCTGTACCCTAGATAGAGAAGAGTTGTCCAAATAAAGTACTTAACATTTTCCAAATTCCTTGTGAAAAATTCATGGCAGTGTAAAACTTCCATTCTAATCTTGCCTCCTCAGTAACATAGCAATGTGATTTTGCCATGGTATTTAAGTGCATTTGCTTTGATAGTGTTAATAATATTTCCACCACAGTTCACCTTTGTGATGCATTAGAGTTAGGGAGAGTTTTTTAATAGATTGTGCCATCTACAGTTAACCCAACATTACTGCAGCTGTAGATAATGTGCAAGCTTCAATGTTGTGTGGCTTTTAAATTCCACATATTTATTGACATAAATCAAATTTGACTGAGGAGGACAGTTGTAGCAAATCAATAAAATGCAGTGCACTCTTTCTCATCTATGCAATGTGGTTAATGACGAAGGTTACTTCAAAACATTTCCATTGGTGCTCAAAAATAACCTTTCCCGAGCCACATCTGGGAGGCCGATCTGATACATCTTCAGCTCCCTTTCTCATTACTCGTCTGTCTCGAGCTCGCTCTCAAATGAGGTTTTGTACTGACTGTAGCCTTAATTTGGCATGATTATGACCTATGCACCCATGAGATTGACAGCATAGATAAAGCATACCAAATATTGTGCTGCACATATGAATATCATTTGACCATTGAATATGAACGCATCATGATTACTCACCGGTCTAAAGAGGCCTCATTTAAATTTGCCAAGGGGATGGTAATGATATCGGATCTCTTTGTTAATGCTAATTCTGCAATTGGTACCATTTTTGAAAAGGATCATCGATGTCCATCCAAGGTGCCTGTCTTTTTCAGAGTGGTAAGTTCTCCCAGTTCCCACATTAGATTGGAACTGGTTAGAATATATACCATGCACATTCCAATCACTTTTACATCTGATGGATCCAAAGAAGATCTATTAAAACTATTTTTGTGAGATTGTGATCTTTCATTTCCACCTTCAGTGTTATTTTTGCCCCACAAAATTGacttgttatttttaaaacaaaagctttaaaatgtttatacttgttttttatatatttaaaaacaagcTTTAAATAGACAACACCAGATCTTTATGCGTGACCTACTAAATTTCCTGGTGTGGAAGGAGTCTTCATTTGAGGTCTGATTTATCCATGGTGTCCAGAGAGTAAGTGAATAAGAAAGCAGAATGGCACAGCTTTTGTTCTGACATACCTTTGCTTAACCAAGTATGATTATGACATGTACATTCAGAGGGTAAAGAGTACTAAATATTGTGCAGTTATAATAAAAATCTAGTACTAATAAAAATGATGTGACAGTCACTAATTTATTGTTTGATTCTAATAAATTTTATAGTAAATATTTTGTATTCTGATTGACGATATGGGGTATGTGTCTGAAAAATGCTGCACAGGACAGCGGTACTTGTAATCTTCAGATAGGCAAtgtgtatgattttttttattactatTCAGTGTTTGCATAGTCCTTGTGTTGCAAGGAAACTTTGTATAAACTGCAACTTGCTAATAGATTTTTTGTATGTTTGTAACTGACACAAATTCAGCAATGTTGATGGTTGAAGAACAAAGCACAAGCAACATGTGTTTTGTATATTTGCTTATAATGTctcctttttttcttaaattcttcAGTTGTTGAACAATGAGGCTTCTTTCTCCCTTGTGGTTCTTTCACTTGGGGTTTTGTTAATTTGTTATTCAAATGCTACAGTTTACTGAAGGCcagaaacaaaatttaacataACTATATTGCAGTTTTAGTTTGTTTCCAGAAGCGGCTCTTAGAACCAAGTAGTGTTATGAAATGTGCAAATTTCAATTTTAGTAGATTTGGGGATGAATGTATcttaaatttcttaccagtacTGTCATATCACTAACATTGCTGATTTAATCCATTTGTACTGATTGTGTTGGCCATTTTCCCATCAGTGTGCTGCACCAGCCTTTACTGGCATCCTCTGACCTCCGAGCAGACTGTTGCCAGTACTAACAAATCTTACCAAGTAAACCACATGAGTCagttttactgttttatttccagTCCTCAACTATTTCTCATTCAATTTATCCCTGTGATAAGCCATGCAGTTCTAGATGTTGTATTGACTCATTGCTGAACTGAAAGTCAGTAGGAAAAAACACACTTTGATATCATTAAAATAATGCCATAATCTGTCTTCAGACCTTTCTTAATTAACTATTTAAAGTTATGAGTTCATAGATGTGAAATGTTCTTTAGCCGTGCTGTGCTTCAATCAATAAATGCAGCCCACGGTGGTATTTGATTAAAATACATTGGAGTTTAATGAATATGGAAAATCTTTAAGAAAAGAATTCCATTTCATAATCAATAAGTGTTAAATTTTATGGGAGTTCTGAAGGTCAAGGTGCCTCAAGTAATTTTCTATATTCAGTGTTATTTGTTTGTTGTTCTTCTTGTACAGGCTTTGTGTTTGACAGCAGACTTGCCTCGATGTTGCTGGATTGTACTGGCATTTCCAGATGGAACTGCCACAGTTTCTCAGCATAGTGTTGGCACGTGTAGGACTCACCACGTTGAATGTGGTAGTCCCAAACTTGCAGCTAAGATCTGCCAGTGATTTCCCGGGTGCTCCCTGTGGGATCCAGCTGTGGTGCAGGAGCTCACTGGAATACCCCAGTATTTGTATTTGTGCTGGGAAACCTGGTCTTGGATCTGGCACAGGATCCACAAATTTTACAagtgcaaggaagaatgggaaggTAAATATGTGCTTTGAACAATGTTTTGAAATAGGTGATTTTTCTTTCGCATTTTTTTTGTCATCAGAAAAAATTAAGTTTGTTTCATTGTGAACTTTCTCGAATACTTCTAAATATCAGGAACATTCAAATGCATTGGTAAACTCCAAGAGCTTTGACTGACAGCAAAGCTAATATTGTGGCTTTGCCGTAAGTCCAAATTTTTGAGGTTTTGCAGGCAGGCCCACCCAGACAATCCAATTACATTGCTCAAGGCCGTTGTGCCACTTGAGGGCCTTGCTGCTTGGCTCCAGGGTGGACTCAGCCAGCAAAATTACCTTTCCATGTCTGACAAGGTAAGTGCATGGCATCAACATTTTTCATGTCAGGTGCCGGCCCTCACTTGGCAACCTTCTGGGTGAAGCTTTTGAAAAGACACAAAGTGTAGGCAGCAGATAGCTgctctgaaagtggtgtcattTGGAAGCGGTTAAAAAAGCTGAATGCAAGATTCCTGTGTTGTGATTCCTGTGTTGCATTTCCTGTCATGCTGTACAGAACTTGGTACATGTGGAAGCTTATCTGGCCTTGAGAAAATCTGAGGTTTAGTTCAGGGATGAGTtagaacattttgggaagttatttTCAGGGACATGTTTATCTGACTGTTGTGGTATTTGTTACAGGATGAGGGTCCTCTAGGAACTGCAAGCAGTTTGAGGAGCAGACAAGTGTTAATTAAACTTCTGCTCATCACTTGCCTTGagcctttagttttttttaaagtttaacaGCCTCCTCCCCCCACAGCTGTTAAGATATTTAATAGCATGAGCAAAATCGCCATAGATCACTCAAATAGACTGGTATACCACAATTCAACGTTACAAGAAAATCTGCTTTCTTATTAATGCTACGtttattaattgaaaaaaaaatcaaacatcttGAAAGTAACTGCAAAGTTTAAGAAATGGTGCTATTTGATAAAATGCCCGCATATTGTGCTTTTTAACCGAGTACAGTGTATCGTATTGTGCAAGCGTGAATGACCAGTTTTGATACTATTTTAAAGGAAAATCTGATACATCTACACCTAAAAGTGCAAGCAAGAAGCTAGCACATCTATTATGTGTTTTTATGCAATATGTTCTGGTACATCAGCTAATTAACCTTTTTATCAGTCTGCGAGGGCTGAAGAGGAGGTCAAGGAAGAGCCTACTTCTCAAGTGGGTGCCATTGCCTTATCTCTGGAAGCTTCAGCAAAGAAAAGTCTTGCATCTTCCCCTGAGGTTGACCTTTTCAGTTATATATTTAACAACACACTGAATTATAGTTTTGTCAAAATTCATCTCTGCTTATTTAATGATGGTTATTTTTAGATGGCAGAACTGACATCggggggtgatttttttttaaaccagtttgCTAATATTTTCTAAAGGGTTAATATTTATTGATGTAAAACAGCTAAGCATTAAAATTAGACAAATGTAAAAGATGTTTGttactgtgaaatttgttgtttaccCATTTATGATTCATTTATTTCATCATTAATTGCTGTATTGAGGACCTAGAAAACTAAATCATATTACCATGTATTCACATTTCACAGAATTACTAAAATGTATATTTAGAAAATTTAGCTTCATCCAATTGTAGCAATTCATACTTCACCAtaaagcaaaatgaaataaatgaaatgcatGTCTGTTGCTATATTCTTGTTCATGGAATACTGTGATGTTGACAAGTTTCTGTATTTGAAATGTAGGGCTCTGATGAATGGGTTATAATAGAAAAACAAGCTTCTAGGCTAGAAGAACTAGTTGTAGTTGAAGTGAAAAGTGACAGAAATGaatccaaagaagaagaagcagttGAGGCTATATCACTTGTTTGTGACAAAAAGCAAATTGATTTAGAACTATCATCTCCTGAAATGGAGCTTATAAAAGAAGCAATTCACAAGGATGAGCCATGTGAAGACAAATCTCCAGTGACTGAAGAAATTTGTATTCTATCTGCTGAACAAAAAGAAGACTCTTCTGAATCTATTGGTTCAATAGAAAAGACAAGGACAATAACTACTCCATTGCATTGCACAGAGTTACCAAAGTCAGATCAACAAGAAGAACCTGAAGTGGAAAAACACAAAGCTGAATATGAAGTTGCATTTGAGAAAGTTTTAGATGAAGAGTGCTTAATTTCTGAACACAAACATGTAGATGATACCTCAGTTTGCAGCTCAGAATCGTTAGAACAAGTTTCAATACATACTAGAGAAAAGCTATCTAAATCCAAGGAAGATTTAAAATCCGACTCCCAACCATGTAAAGGTGCACAGTCGACATTGCCTGTGCAAATGACTGGCAGAGAGGAATCCAAATCTGTTTCTCCGGAAAATGGTAAAACCAGGTGTGAGGAACCTAAAGACTCCAAGGACATTTCTCCACAAGATGGTGAGAAAAAACCGGATTCTCTAACAGCTGACCGAAAAGGCCCAGGCTTTCAAGGAGAAAGTCTACAAGAAGTGGAGGCAGAATTGCAAGCATTTGATCAAGAGGAAGAAATTGAGCCAACTTTCCAGATAGATTCTAACCACACATTTACATCAattctctctgtaactgaaaaAGACGAATTGCATTCCGAAAAAGGGAAGACATCAGACACCAAGGTAGCTATCCAAAAGGACTCCATGTCCATTTATGAAGAGAAGCATGACTCTAAATCCAGTTATTCAGTAGCTGTAAAGGAATCAGAAATAATAACTGAAGTAGAGGGCAAAGCTGCTTCCCCATTGGATACCATTGAAGCTCACAAGGCTGAAGGGGCTTGTGCCTTTGAAGAAGATTCTGAAGTGTCTCAGCCCTGTTCAATGCGATGGGATAATAATGAGTCAAGGACATTCTCAGAAAAAGAGTCAGAAACATGTGACTTAAAGCCTCATTCTataggggaagaggaaagatcaaACTTGGAAGTACACAGAAAAGATCCAAAACCATGCACAAGAGAAGACGATGGGAAAAAGAGAAAGCCATGCACGCTGCAAGAGGAAGGAAAAGAGCCAAGGCCAGGTACACTGGAAGGCGAAGGAAAAGAGCCAAGTCCATGCATGCTGGAAGACGAAGGGCAAGAGGCAAGGCCATGCACGCTGGAAGACGAAGGAAAAGAGGCAAGGCCATGCACGCTGGAAGACGAAGGAAAAGAGCCAAGGCCATGCACGCTGGAAGACGAAGGAAAAGAGCCAAGGCCAGGTACACTGGAAGGCGAAGGAAAAGAGCCAAGGCCATGCACGCTGGAAGACGAAGGAAAAGAGCCAAGGCCATGCACGCTGGAAGACGAAGGAAAAGAGCCAAGGCCATGCATGCTGGAAGACGAAGGACAAGAGCCAAGGCCAGGTACACTGGAAGACAAAGGACAAGAGCCAAGGCCATGCACGCTGGAAGATAGTGGAAAAGAGCCAAGGCCAGGTACACTGGAAGACGAAGGAAAAGAGCCAAGGCCAGGTACACTGGAGGACGATGGACAAGAGCCAAGGCCAGGTACACTGGAGGACGATGGACAAGAGCCAAGGCCAGGTACACTGGAGGACGATGGACAAGAGCCAAGGCCAGGTACACTGGAGGACGATGGACAAGAGACAAGGCCAGGTACACTGGAGGACGATGGACAAGAGACAAGGCCATGTACActgaaaaatgaaggaaaagagTCAAAGCCAAGTACACTGGAGGATGATGGAAATGAGAGAAGGCTATGTTTACCTAAGGACAATGGAATAGGGACAAGGCCATGTACACTGGAAGATAATGGTGAAAAGTTCAATGATAATAAAATGCTCAAGCAGCTTTCCCAGAGTGATGCCAATGATTCTGTTCAAGTTGTGTCTCAATCAAATGACAGGGATGAATtgaaagactttttcccaaggaCAGCGAGTGATGAATATAAAATATGTTCTTCTGCGCATGTATCATCTGTGTTGGACTGCTCAAAATCCACAAACATGACTGAATATAACAACTTAGCATCCAATGAACTGTTATCAGAAGCGAGTCAAGATCAGTTTCTTGTGAACAACAAAGTAGATTCCAGAACAGAATCTCAAAAGGAATATTCTGAGGGAAAATTGTCTGAACTGGATTCACCTGATCTTGAGTTGTCAGACCAACAAGTGGTCCTTAGAGCTGAATTTTCTCATGTTGAAAGATTGCAACCATCAACAATAACTTTGCTTCCATCCAAATCGAGAGAGGAAGAGCCCAAGTCTAATCAAGTTACTGAACTTGAGTACGTAAGAATTACAGAGTTGCCAAAAGTTGATCCTCTGAAGCCAATATGCAAACCGGGAAGAGAGAGCATTTTATTTATGCGCGACAGAGAATTTCCAAATCCATCAGAGCAGCTGGCAGAAATTTACTCTTCAGCCAAGCTTAAAGAGAGAGATCCAGATGTGTATGATATGGGGTCGGCTACTCTGAAGGATAAAATATCGTACTTTGAATTGAAATTGGGAGAAAATATTTACTTAAAAAAGCCAGTCAAAGTGTTGGAACAGGCTGCACAGATTTCTGAAGTTGGATCCCCGGATTCAGGCTGTGAAGTGGAATTGACAGAAGCAGTGGTAACTCTTCATGTGAATTATCACAAGGAAACATTGTTCCAGCATGTTTTGTCAAATAGCATCCTACATCATACAACTTTACATAGCTTGAAACAAGTTTATTTCTGAATTGCTATTTTATGTTTTAGTCATGTGTATTGCTAAATGCAGAGCATTGTATTCAATCCGTTAATTTGCTTTCCTTTTTATTTAGACCATTTAGAGTTTTGCAACTGCAAATGTCAATCGATCTACCACATTGACCTTTGGCAGCAATGAGAACAGTCGAAGCTGAAGTGTCTCCTAAAAACAAAATGTCAATGCTTTTCTCACATTGCTAGAAAGTTGCATTTTGATGATGCTCTGAAAAAAGAATAGGCTGTGATTTCCCCTTGCttagtttattttctctctccactgttctGCTCCTTCCTTTTTAAGCATACTAATGCCTGTCAAAACAATTATTAGTGGCTGATTTCCTGCTATTGCTGTGGTGCTAGCTCCCGAACTGTTTGCTGCTGTGTCATTTAACAATGAAGGCTCTTTTCTGAATTCTCCAATTCAGCTTTTAACTGATGCTTTTGTCTGTTTAGACTAAACCTGCTGTTCATGAAAGCACCTCAGAAGACAGAGATGCAAAACCTGCAAGAGAAGCTTCAAAATCTCCAGGGAAGACTTCAATAAAAGAGGAAGCCTCAGAAGATTCTGTTACTTCAGCGACTATATCCCAGGTGTTTAACTCTTGCTAAACTTCATAATTAAACATGATTTAAGAGTTAATTTACATATCATTTATTTTGTATCTTATTACTGCAAGCTTTCTGTGTTTTCTGCTAATAGCCTGTTTAATTTATTCAATGTTTCTGGGTTTCCCTCTTGCAATCAGATGTATCATCCTAATCACAAGTGTTCCTCTGGTTTTGCCAACGTATCACCTCTATATTGAAAAGCAAGAACCATATTCTATTAATTTATGAATATGCTTTTCATTTTACAGGAGCTGTTCTCTTCACATGAAATTAGTGATGAAGAATCTGCCAAATCCAAGGTTGCTGATTTTAATTAACATCCAGTTTAGACCTTGATTTACTTTGTCTCTTCATACCACCCATATGTCACATCAACCATTTGTCCTTTCTcatgttttgatttatttttttgctcATCCTCCAGATTCCTCCAGTTAACTTTAACTCCAGTTGCATTGGTCTCTAACACACATTCACATTCCAACCTTTGTTGCTTTTTGATCCTTATTACCTTGATCTTCACCATTCTTTCTTACTCAGAGCACTGAAGCAAAGCAGGATTTGCAAAGGAGGTCCTTGCTGGCCAGACAAGAATCTGAAGAAGCCATGGAGCAGATGCAAGAGCTTGTGACCCAGACAGTGGTGGTTGAACACAAACATTCCAACATCATTACAAACTCCTCAGGACCTGCTGAAGTCGAGAAAGAATTCTTAGCATCTGAAGGAATTGATGGAGtattggaggggaagaagctatcaACACAAACTAAGGTGATTAAACAAGAAGAAAATGACAGTGCTGTGTCTGAAGCCAGTACTCCGAGTACCAAAAGTACTGAAAAGCAGCTCACTCAAGAGGACGGAGTTGATCAGCACAAAAGCAATGaccaggagcctgaaggcacccAAGAGAAACCTCAACATGAGGTAACCCTTTAGGAAGCAGAATGCATGCCCCCACCTTCTACATTTCACGTCTCCCTGGGTGTAAAACTGTAACCATCTCATCTAATCGCTTGCTTCCTCAAAATTAACCACAATAGATCAGATTTACCAAAGGATGGTGATTTCATAAACTGGACATTTATAAGGGTAAAAACACGTCACAGGAATTTCAGAACAAGTTAGTTTGCATCTGTAATGGAAAAGGATAGGTTAACATGTTGGGTGCCTATCCAGCACATTGACCAGTAATGTTGTAACCCTCTTCTGTAtgcagatgttgactgacctgtcTATTGTGAACAGTTTCTGTTTTAC contains the following coding sequences:
- the LOC127578716 gene encoding titin-like isoform X13; protein product: MTTESGTDSELTNVQQPSPQQEQQPAIQQEMADNKEHLAADSNSKQDQNAEKDKKTETIPKVVEELDVGETDDDKTSERTTPGRTPKSPLKGSKKPKTMPCKVTLLDGTEFECEVEKRAKGQMLFDLVCEHLNLLEKDYYGLTFCDSESQKNWLDPSKDIKKQIRSGPWHLAFTVKFYPPDPTQLSEDITRYYLCLQLRDDIISGRLPCSFVTHALLGSYTVQAELGDYDPEEHGPDYVSEIRFAPNQTKELEERVAELHKTYRGMTPGEAEMNFLENAKKLSMYGVDLHHAKDSEGIDIMLGVCANGLLIYRDRLRINRFAWPKILKISYKRSNFYIKIRPGEYEQFESTIGFKLPNHRAAKRLWKVCIEHHTFFRLVSPEPPPKGFLVMGSKFRYSGRTQAQTRQASALIDRPAPYFERSSSKRYTMSRSLDGEFFRPASVGENHDALLKESMKDASETSRTETPDTTQSDSKKSSQKSEKTDEVTTPTKIKEMKTEREDEPKLRQEFLDKSEDVLLKHQANINELKRTLQESTNIKISHGDREKKLTTSPSKPKEKEQEESEKLKESARAEEEVKEEPTSQVGAIALSLEASAKKSLASSPEGSDEWVIIEKQASRLEELVVVEVKSDRNESKEEEAVEAISLVCDKKQIDLELSSPEMELIKEAIHKDEPCEDKSPVTEEICILSAEQKEDSSESIGSIEKTRTITTPLHCTELPKSDQQEEPEVEKHKAEYEVAFEKVLDEECLISEHKHVDDTSVCSSESLEQVSIHTREKLSKSKEDLKSDSQPCKGAQSTLPVQMTGREESKSVSPENGKTRCEEPKDSKDISPQDGEKKPDSLTADRKGPGFQGESLQEVEAELQAFDQEEEIEPTFQIDSNHTFTSILSVTEKDELHSEKGKTSDTKVAIQKDSMSIYEEKHDSKSSYSVAVKESEIITEVEGKAASPLDTIEAHKAEGACAFEEDSEVSQPCSMRWDNNESRTFSEKESETCDLKPHSIGEEERSNLEVHRKDPKPCTREDDGKKRKPCTLQEEGKEPRPGTLEGEGKEPRPCTLEDEGKEPRPCTLEDEGKEPRPCMLEDEGQEPRPGTLEDKGQEPRPCTLEDSGKEPRPGTLEDEGKEPRPGTLEDDGQEPRPGTLEDDGQEPRPGTLEDDGQEPRPGTLEDDGQETRPGTLEDDGQETRPCTLKNEGKESKPSTLEDDGNERRLCLPKDNGIGTRPCTLEDNGEKFNDNKMLKQLSQSDANDSVQVVSQSNDRDELKDFFPRTASDEYKICSSAHVSSVLDCSKSTNMTEYNNLASNELLSEASQDQFLVNNKVDSRTESQKEYSEGKLSELDSPDLELSDQQVVLRAEFSHVERLQPSTITLLPSKSREEEPKSNQVTELEYVRITELPKVDPLKPICKPGRESILFMRDREFPNPSEQLAEIYSSAKLKERDPDVYDMGSATLKDKISYFELKLGENIYLKKPVKVLEQAAQISEVGSPDSGCEVELTEAVTKPAVHESTSEDRDAKPAREASKSPGKTSIKEEASEDSVTSATISQELFSSHEISDEESAKSKSTEAKQDLQRRSLLARQESEEAMEQMQELVTQTVVVEHKHSNIITNSSGPAEVEKEFLASEGIDGVLEGKKLSTQTKVIKQEENDSAVSEASTPSTKSTEKQLTQEDGVDQHKSNDQEPEGTQEKPQHEDVTKTKTGLSSEVPTVKMETTSKETFLPLEIKIPTKTTQIANSPDPGNEVVTSSQTIVSETPSASAVDNNSGAVSVTSSQSVTSETISTSTTTHITKSVKGGFSETRIEKRIIITGDADVDQDQALALAIKEVKQQHPDMLVTKAVVYKESESETEQNAKESKE